The window CCCGCGAAGGACTTTCTTTTTAGCAGGCGAACGGTTAGGATTCTTTTCGTACAGGCTTGAACGCTTGTCGTCGGCAATGCCAGGATGATGGCTCAAACATTGAGGCTTTGGACACCCATGAATACTCTCAGAATGAAGACCCCACGCCAACGCCCCAACGGCTTTACGCTGATGGAGTTGTTGATCGTAATCAGCATCATGCTCATCCTGATGTTGATGGCGATCCCGAACTTCAACAAGATGAAGGCTTCGGCGAACGAGAATTCGGCGATCAATTCGCTGCAAGCTATTTACAAGGCTGAAATCCAGTATCAGACCACCTACCCGGCGAACGGCTTTGCATGTTCGCTGCAGGCTCTGGGCGGCGATCCGAAACAGGGCAATCCGACGCCAACCTCGGCGCAGTTGCTGCAAGGCGATCTGCCTGCCGGAGTGAAGGCCGGCTACACATTCAACATCGTCAACTGCACCAAGGTTACGGTCAACAATACCGACCAGATCACCAGCTTCCAGGTGACGGCGGTTCCGCAGGCGGTGGGCAAGACCGGTTATCGCGGTTTCTGCATAGACGAGTACAGCGAGATCAAGGCCGATCCTCAGGGCGGAACAAACTGCACTGCGTCGATCCAGTGAGCAAATCCGAATCGAGAAAAGCGGGCAGCAGGGCCGGGAGTGGCGTATCTTTCCTCACGGCTCTGCTGCTTTTTGCTGCATCCCTATCGGTTGCCGGTCAGCAGGTTGCTCTTTCCGCGAACGACCTGGCAAAGCGCGTCGACGACCACTACAACCATCTGCAAACGCTCAAGGCCAGCTTCAAGGAGCAATATGACGGCCTCGGGATGCATCGCTCCGAAGCTGGCGTAATGATGCTGCGCAAGCCGGGGCGCATGCGCTGGGAGTATCAGAGCACAGCAGGTAAGGTCTTCGTCCTCGATGGCAAATATGCGTGGTTCTATGCTCCGGGCGACACGCAGGTGCAACGGATCGCCGCCAGCCAGCTTGACGATCTCCGGTCGCCGCTGCGTTTTCTGCTCGGACATACAAAGATCGAGTCCGAATTGCAGGGCTTGACACTGGCGACGGGGCCTGGCGGAACATATACGCTCTCGGGACAGCCCAAAGGCCAGCAAAAGCGCATTGCAAAGCTGTCGCTCACCGTGACCGCAGCAGGCGCTATTACAGGAATATTGATTGTGGAAGCAGATGGCGCAGAGACACGATTCAATTTCACGGACGAAGCCGCGAATACCTCAATCC is drawn from Acidicapsa acidisoli and contains these coding sequences:
- the lolA gene encoding outer membrane lipoprotein chaperone LolA, whose protein sequence is MSKSESRKAGSRAGSGVSFLTALLLFAASLSVAGQQVALSANDLAKRVDDHYNHLQTLKASFKEQYDGLGMHRSEAGVMMLRKPGRMRWEYQSTAGKVFVLDGKYAWFYAPGDTQVQRIAASQLDDLRSPLRFLLGHTKIESELQGLTLATGPGGTYTLSGQPKGQQKRIAKLSLTVTAAGAITGILIVEADGAETRFNFTDEAANTSIPDAAFHFAPPAGVPVVDALPPV
- a CDS encoding type IV pilin protein; translation: MKTPRQRPNGFTLMELLIVISIMLILMLMAIPNFNKMKASANENSAINSLQAIYKAEIQYQTTYPANGFACSLQALGGDPKQGNPTPTSAQLLQGDLPAGVKAGYTFNIVNCTKVTVNNTDQITSFQVTAVPQAVGKTGYRGFCIDEYSEIKADPQGGTNCTASIQ